In one window of Chelmon rostratus isolate fCheRos1 chromosome 19, fCheRos1.pri, whole genome shotgun sequence DNA:
- the LOC121622845 gene encoding annexin A1-like — MALFKKFFKNVIHDRDSEDDTVTVKGKPKPKYYGTVTPYPNFSASSDASVLQAAIENRDVDEDVIISVLVKRNNEQRQKIKVVYEASTGENLEKALKSALRSDLEDVSLALLMMPANFDAYLLRKATKGLGTHEDVLVEILATRSNQEILELTRVFKEEYGTELEDVIKDETSGDFTNALLAMLKANKSESTEVDMDLARRDAETLFEAGENTKGVNASAFIDILTSRSGPQLSKTFQQYACISDVTLPKALGTEMKGDIEDCLLDIVKCAWNKPAFFAEKLHLAMKGHGTCEETLIRVLVSRSEVDLKRILEEYRAMYDDTLQEHILKDTEGHYRDVLLGLCGPH; from the exons ATGGCATTGTTCAAGAAATTCTTCAAAAATGTCATCCATGACAGAGATTCTGAGGAtgacactgtcact GTGAAGGGTAAGCCAAAGCCTAAGTATTATGGAACAGTCACGCCGTACCCCAACTTCAGTGCCAGCAGTGATGCTTCAGTTCTTCAGGCCGCTATTGAAAACAGAG ACGTGGACGAGGACGTGATCATCTCTGTCCTGGTGAAGAGGAACAACGAGCAGAGACAGAAGATCAAAGTGGTCTATGAAGCGTCCACTGGGGAG AACCTGGAAAAAGCTCTGAAGTCAGCTCTCAGGTCAGATTTAGAGGAcgtctctctggctctgctcaTGATGCCTGCTAACTTTGACGCCTACCTGCTCAGGAAGGCCACGAAG GGTCTGGGCACACATGAAGATGTCCTGGTGGAGATTTTAGCCACAAGGTCAAACCAAGAGATTCTAGAGCTCACGAGGGTCTTCAAAGAAG aGTACGGaacagagctggaggacgttATCAAGGATGAAACCAGTGGTGACTTCACCAACGCCCTTCTGGCCATGTTGAAAGCCAACAAATCTGAGAGCACTGAAGTCGACATGGATCTGGCCCGAAGGGACGCGGAG ACTCTGTTTGAGGCTGGCGAGAATACCAAAGGAGTGAATGCGTCTGCCTTCATCGACATCCTGACCAGCCGGAGCGGGCCGCAGCTCTCTAAGA CATTCCAGCAATACGCGTGCATCAGTGACGTGACACTACCTAAAGCCCTGGGcacagagatgaagggagaCATCGAAGACTGTCTTTTAGACATTG TGAAATGTGCCTGGAACAAACCAGCTTTCTTCGCTGAGAAGCTCCATCTGGCTATGAAG GGCCACGGCACATGTGAGGAGACACTGATCAGGGTGCTGGTGAGCCGCTCTGAGGTCGACCTCAAGAGGATCTTGGAGGAATACAGGGCCATGTATGACGATACCTTACAGGAGCACATACTG AAAGACACTGAGGGACATTATCGGGATGTCCTGCTTGGACTGTGTGGACCTCACTGA
- the tmc2a gene encoding transmembrane channel-like protein 2-A, which produces MPRKHDVDDVALEIDADLSDSDDGVTQRRTNRRQAAGRGGAKGRGRGKKPASEDENEDDEEEDEAPRRSRGANKKKPAKKRKDDEDESEDEAPKRKRGGAAAKKRGGKAQDSDEEDSDVGKGKKGKKGGGKKGGKEEEEDSKGKKGDSKGKDKGKDKDNDKDKKKKKKKDDSSSDSNSDSNEEEEDSMSEGEMARLMEEVEEKKKLIANIRNKPWRMKRRLTHLKEAQQFVDKFEGALGKGKGRKWYAYKVMMTKKWIKFQRDFENFRTACIPWERKIKEVESHFGSSVASYFIFLRWMYGMNLVLFGFTFGLVVIPEVLMGLPYGSIPRKTVPRAEQDTAQDYSVLMDFNGYCKYSVLFYGYYNNQRTIGLLKFRLPLSYLMVGIGTFGYSLMVVIRTMAKNADVGGGDGDEGEFTFAWKMFTSWDYLIGNAETADNKYASITTSFKESIVDEQENQKDENIHLRRFLRVLANVLITCSLGGSGYLIYFVVKRSQEFATRDDLSWYEKNELEIIMSLLGLVCPPLFETIAELEDYHPRIALKWQLGRIFALFLGNLYTFLFALFDEVNTKLEEEESIKNASIWAMKEYYANYSSMVNDSLATPPPMDPSDVIRGPCWETAVGIEFVKLTVSDIQVSYLTILIGDFARAVIVRFLNYCWCWDLEAGFPSYGEFDISGNVLGLVFNQGMIWMGAFYAPGLVGINVLRLLSSMYYQCWAVMATNVPHERVFKASKSNNFYMGLLLLILFLSLLPVVYTIMTLPPSFDCGPFSGKVKMFDVIMETIDLDLPAFMGTLFSYAANPGLIIPAVLLMVLAIYYLNSVSKAYQNSNMELKKKMQMARDEEKNRRNNTDSTNQVMKDLEDLLPNRSLMPPAPPSEPAEKTPEPETKPTKTKPGSAGKGVNLQKDVALASPNPNARGPVSRPPGPRGPGAMPGPGAGPGRGRGRGPPPR; this is translated from the exons ATGCCGAGAAAACATGATGTGGACGATG TTGCGCTGGAGATAGATGCAGATTTGAGTGACAGTGATG ACGGTGTCACCCAGAGGAGGACGAACAGGAGGCAGGCAGCTGGAAGGGGAGGTGCAAAGGGAAGAGGCCGGGGAAAGAAACCAGCCAGTGAGGACgaaaatgaggatgatgaggaggaggacgaagcTCCCAGGAGAAGCCGGGGAGCGAACAAGAAGAAGCCCGCCAAGAAACGCAAGGATGACGAGGATGAGAGCGAGGACGAGGCTCCCAAGCggaagagaggaggagctgccgctaagaagagaggaggaaaagccCAGGACAGTGATGAGGAGGACAGTGACGTGGGGAAGGggaagaaggggaagaagggaggagggaagaaaggagggaaggaggaggaggaggacagtaAGGGTAAGAAGGGGGATTCCAAAGGGAAGGACAAGGGGAAAGACAAGGACAATGAcaaggacaagaagaagaagaagaagaaggatgacAG TTCCTCTGATTCCAACTCCGACTccaatgaggaggaggaggactccaTGTCCGAGGGAGAGATGGCCCGGCtaatggaggaggtggaggagaagaagaaactgaTCGCCAACATCAGGAACAAGCCGTGGAGGATGAAGCGGAGGCTCACACACCTGAA GGAGGCTCAACAGTTTGTGGATAAGTTTGAAGGAGCTTTGGGCAAAGGAAAAGGCAGGAAGTGGTACGCCTACAAAGTGATGATGACAAAG aAATGGATCAAGTTCCAGAGGGATTTCGAGAATTTCAGAACAGCCTGCATCCCCTGGGAGAGGAAGATCAAAGAGGTGGAAA GTCACTTTGGGTCCTCTGTGGCGTCTTACTTCATCTTCCTGCGCTGGATGTACGGCATGAACCTCGTCCTTTTTGGTTTCACCTTCGGACTGGTGGTCATCCCTGAG gtTCTGATGGGCCTTCCCTACGGGTCTATCCCCAGGAAGACTGTacccagagcagagcaggacacCGCCCAGGACTACTCCGTCCTCATGGACTTCAAT gGCTACTGCAAATATTCAGTCCTGTTCTACGGATATTACAACAACCAGAGGACCATCGGCCTGCTAAAGTTCAGGCTGCCTCTGTCCTACCTCATGGTGGGGATCGGCACCTTCGGTTACAGCCTGATGGTCGTGATCCGCAC aatGGCCAAGAACGCTGATGTCGGCGGTGGCGACGGAGATGAAGGAGAGTTCACATTTGCCTGGAAGATGTTCACCAGCTGGGATTACCTCATAGGAAACGCAGAGACCGCTGACAACAAGTATGCCTCCATCACCACCAGCTTCAAg GAGTCCATTGTGGACGAGCAGGAGAACCAAAAGGATGAGAACATTCACCTGCGGCGGTTCCTCAGAGTGCTGGCAAACGTCCTGATCACCTGCAGCCTTGGCGGCAGCGGATACCTCATCTACTTCGTCGTGAAGAGGTCGCAGGAGTTCGCCACCAGGGACGACCTCAGCTGGTACGAGAAGAATGAG TTGGAGATCATCATGTCTCTGCTGGGTCTGgtgtgtcctcctctgtttgAGACCATCGCTGAGCTGGAGGACTACCATCCTCGAATTGCCCTCAAGTGGCAGCTCGGACGCATCTTCGCCCTCTTCCTGGGAAACCTCTACACGTTTCTGTTTGCCCTGTTTGACGAGGTCAACACCAAG CTGGAAGAAGAGGAGTCCATCAAGAACGCCTCCATCTGGGCCATGAAGGAGTATTACGCCAACTACTCAAGTATGGTCAACGACAGCTTGGCCACCCCGCCCCCCATGGACCCTTCTGATGTCATCAGAGGACCGTGCTGGGAGACCGCCGTCGGCAta GAGTTCGTGAAGTTGACAGTGTCGGACATCCAGGTGTCCTACCTGACCATCCTGATTGGTGACTTTGCCAGAGCCGTCATCGTTCGCTTCCTCAACTACTGCTGGTGCTGGGACCTGGAGGCCGGATTT CCGTCATACGGAGAGTTTGACATCAGTGGTAATGTGCTTGGATTGGTCTTCAATCAGGGGATGATCTG GATGGGTGCGTTCTACGCTCCTGGGCTGGTCGGCATCAACGTGCTCCGCCTCCTCAGCTCCATGTACTATCAATGTTGGGCTGTGATGGCCACCAACGTCCCCCACGAGAGGGTGTTCAAGGCCTCCAAGTCCAACAACTTCTACATgggcctgctgctcctcatcctcttcctcagtctgCTGCCTGTCGTCTACACCATCATGACCCTGCCGCCTTCATTTGACTGCGGACCCTTCAG TGGGAAGGTGAAGATGTTCGATGTGATCATGGAGACGATTGACCTGGACCTGCCAGCCTTCATGGGGACGCTCTTCAGCTACGCAGCCAACCCAGGCCTCATCATACCAGCTGTACTGCTCATGGT ATTGGCCATCTACTATCTGAACTCAGTGTCTAAAGCCTACCAAAACTCCAACatggagctgaagaagaagatgcagaTG gCTCGAGATGAAGAGAAGAATCGGAGGAACAACACGGACAGCACCAACCAGGTCATGAAAGACCTGGAGGACCTGCTGCCGAACCGATCCCTCATGCCCCCTGCTCCTCCATCAGAGCCTG CAGAAAAGACACCAGAGCCGGAAACAAAGCCAACTAAGACGAAGCCTGGGTCAGCCGGTAAAGGCGTTAACTTGCAGAAAGACGTGGCTCTGGCATCGCCCAACCCCAACGCTCGAGGCCCGGTCAGCCGGCCACCGGGGCCGAGAGGACCTGGTGCGATGCCGGGTCCGGGTGCTGGACCGGGTCGAGGCCGTGGGAGAGGGCCCCCTCCGAGATAA